The stretch of DNA ATGTAGAGCATCGGTAGCGGTGGGACTGGTCTTTTATTGCGTGTTAGGCTTCTCGTTGGTCTTTTTGGTATGAAGGGGCGTGGCTTGCTTGAAGCCTCAATCAATCATCACACTTCTTAACTATCACAGCTCGGTGGAGAGATTCGCATGTTTCAATTTTCCTGGACAAAGGACGTTTGCCTTGGGCTTGTTTTGACGGTGGCGAGCACGGTGGTGGCGTCCTTGTTGACGGAACCAGGCAACGTTGCTGTTGCCCAGGACGTTGTGAGTCAGGCTCCGCAGTGGCAGGAGATTGAAATCGCTTTCAAGGCAGAACGCGAAACGGCTAGTCCCTATACCGACGTCGACGCCTGGGTCGATTTTGCTCATGAACGTGGCCAGACGATTCGTCGCCCGATGTTCTGGGATGGTGGTCAGACCTTCCGAGTTCGATTTGCCTCAACCCAACCCACCGGGACATGGACTTGGACCACCTCGGATCGTGATGGTGATCCTGGGCTTCACGGAAAGTCGGGGAAGTTTGAAGCGGTCTTAGCTTCATCCGATGAGCCAACCGTGTTCACGAAGCATGGTTTTTGGAAGATCCCCGAAGGCGGACGCAATCTCGTTCACGCCGATGGAACGGCTCGTTTGATGTGTGCGGATACAGCTTGGGCATTGCCATGGCGAGCAACCGTCGATCAAGTGCAAACCTATGCGAAGGATCGTCGCGACAAGGGTTACAACGCTGCGTTGTTGATGACTGTCCAACCCGATCAACGTGTCACAGGGCCTCGCTCGCGAACCGAAGACGGCGGGTTCGATGTTGGCTTTGAGGATCTTCCAGAGGGGAAACTTGAAAAACTGAACCCCGAGTACTTTCAAATGTTCGATCGGTTGGTGGATGTATTGACGGCTCACGGGATCGCGCCGGTTTATCAACCCGTCTTTCATGGATATGGATGGAAGGGAGGAGGGACGGCGGGCAACACGGTGAGTGCTGACGACTACTCCCGATATTGCCGATACCTCGTTGCTCGATACGGTGCGAGACCAGCGATTTGGTTAGTTGGGGGTGATGGACCAGCCGTTGACCCGTCGATCATCGAACAACTCGATGCGGCTGGTCGAATGATTCAGCAGTGGGACGCCTACGGTCAGCCGACGGGGATTCACTATTCACCGCACGCACTTAACCGCACCCACCAAGACAAAGCGTGGTTGGATTTTCAGTGGTGCCAGACAGGACATAACGGTGAACACGTGCCCGAACGTGTGGCCGACATGTGGCGTAACCTGCCCATCAAAGCAGTCGCCAACGGTGAACCCACTTATGAAAACATCGGACGAACTGGAAATGGATCAGGTTGGTGGCAAGGGCACGAGGCATGGTGCAACCTAACGGCCGGAGGAACGATGGGAGTCGTTTACGGAGCTGGTAGTTTATGGCAATGGCGGCTTCACGCTGACGAGCCCGATCATGCCGATTGGTGTACCGCACCGGGGGCAGGTTGGCGTGAGGCACTCGACTTTGACGGAGGAAAGTACCCCGGCATCGCGGCAAAGATTTTCAACGGATTGGACTTCGCTGGCATGCAGCCTGATTGGGTTTGCACCTACGGAAGACGTGGGCTGTTGGTGCCCGGGAAGCTTTTTGTTTTGTATCTCCCCAACGGCGGAGATACTGCGATTATTTCGCAAGAAGTGCCGCGGACGTACCGAGTTTATGACCCGCAGACCGGTGAAGTTGTGGGGCGTGGAAAGTTGGAAGACAAACCGTCCTCGCAAGCCAAAAGTTTTTCTCCTGATCAACCACGGGTGCTGGTGTTCGCGTCGGAATAGACACACTTAACCACAAGTGGATGCAGCTTGACCTTATCTCAAAATCGGCAGTGGTTATCAGTTGAGTATGCGTAAATTACTTCGTGTCTTGAATGTCCGACACTTCTAATTTGACGCAATAGGGCGATGTGTTGTAGCCCGATTGTCGATCAGTGTCTCCACGAAATCCACGAATGATGATTACGCTTCCCTTGGATATGCGGGGGTGCCGATGAGCCATCGCTGGCGGTTCGCCGGCTGCATCAATCGCGTCGAAGTTCGTATTGGTTTCAAGGCTCGTGAATGCAATGGGACCCCGTCCATTGCTCAGATAAATTTCTCCATCTTTAACATGCAATCGAAGCAACGTGTCACTAATGAACGATTGCATGTGATCATTGCTAACAGAAACGGTGTCTCGCCAAAATGCATATTGACGTTCAAAGTTGATGGAAAACTCACCCGGCTGAGAACTCTGCGCGCCAAACGAATCATTATTGAGATCGCTTATCACGTATCTGAATGAGATAGTTTTAGGCCGAAAGACGTAGATCGTTTGCTCTACTTTTTCGGGGCTGTTGTTGTCGATCAACAATTTGTGAGGAACGCTGCCGTGCTTATTAGCTGATGCCACCAACTCGTATTCGCCGATGCGGACATTCTTGAATGTATAGTTCCCGTTCGAATCAGTTGTTGTCGATAGGCGGCCCATGGAAACCGGGCACTTCGACATAGCATTGTTATCCAGGTCCACTACTTTCCCATGGACCATGAATTTCCGATCTTGCTTAACGGCTTTCATGGGGATGACGCCGAGATTGGTAGGTTGGCCGGGGACCAATACCACGTCGATGCTCACCTTTTCGTACCGCGGTCCAGCATCGAGAACGATCTTCCGAACTCCAGCGTTTCGCGATGCATTTTGCTCAATCGTTGCCCAAGGTGCCTGCGTATTGAATCGGCGAATGCCGCTGTACCCGCCGCCTTGATAGCAGCGGTAGGTAACTTCGACGGGGCCGGAAGCTCCGGCGGCTCGAACGACTAATCCAACTACTGCCGAGTCCGAATCGGATTTTGATTCACGCGCGCTAACGTTTTCAATCGCTCTTGCGATGAGACGTTTGTCGGCGACCGAACCTTGGGAATCGTCGAGATCATTTGACGACTTTGATGCAGGTAAGGGTTTGTCGTTCGTCTTTGTCGAAGTCTCGAAATTGATTGAGCGAATAACGGCAATGCTTCCCGAGATTGTCTTTCCATTGTCTTGGACAATCGTGATTGTCCCGTTCTGATATTGAGTGACCTCTCCGTTGACTATTTTCCCATTTTTGAAGTGGATTTCGTCGGCGAATGCTAGGCAGTCAAACCGAGACAGAAACATCATTCCTATGGCAAGTTTGAGGAAAAGTCCTGCGGTAATAGCCCAGTGGAAATTGCCGATTTTCGAAAACGTGTTCTTGCACATGGTCGTCTGTTCGGTTGCGCGGATCTAAGTCTAGTCTTGCTAATCAAAGAGAATACATGCTGGTCGATCCAGTCATTCCCATCGACTGGAAACCTTTTCCAGGATATCGGAAATCTCGCTGGAATATAGAGACGCCAAATCGTCATTCCTTATTTCGTGAGCAATTGACAAACCAGGATTAGATACTCGGTATCTCTTGCGATTCAGGTTTATGGAAAACTCCGGTGCACAGTCGAATACTAACGGGCACGAGAAAAGACGGATGCAGTTCTGCGCTGTGATCTGCGCTGCGATCTGCGTTGTGATCTGCGCTGCGACCGGGTTCCCGGTACCGCGTGGTCGAACCCGCGATGAGATCAATAGCTTCTTGGTCTTTCTGCCTAAGTGGTTGCGTCGATGTCGTAGGGGCCAGTGTTAACAATCGCTTGAACTCTTTCCTTGGATGACGCAACTTCGTTCGAGTGGCGTTTAGTCGATCCAAGAGCACCGCGTAGGCTTGTGATAGAATAGGTCGGCCTTCGCGGGGCCAGAGCGGTCTTTGCGTTCGCTACTGGCTGGTGGATTCTGTCATCTTGGAATCACCGAGTTGGTACCACATCCTCCTTCCTCTTTATCTGAATCTCGCCATGCGATCTCTCCGCGTTTTGCTTCTTCTTCTCACTACGGTGACTCTTTCTTGGTCAGCGCCCACGGTCTCGGCTCAACGTGAAAAACGTGCGATCAGTTGGGTGAACCCACAGATTACTGACATGGAAGGGCTAGAGCACAAAGTGTTGGACAGTAAGTCGCTCGGGCATGATGTGGGCTACGCGGTTTGGACTCCCGCGAGCTATTCGGACCGCGGATCCAGACGTTATCCCGTGGTGTACTTTCTGCATGGTGCAGGCGGGACAGAAGCCTCGGATTCCGGTGGTTTTTCATCTCGTATTGCCAGCAGTATCCGCAAAGGCAAGTTTCCGGAAGCAATCTGTGTGTTCCCCAATGGCGGAATGAGTGGTTATCGCGGAGAGGTGGAATCGATGATCATCGACGAGTTGATTCCGATGATCGATCGTGAGTACGCGACCAAGGCGGAGGCATCCGGTCGAGTGTTGGCAGGCTTTTCGATGGGAGGAGCGGGTTCAGTCCGGTTGTCTTTACTTCACCCTGAACTTTTTTGTGCAGCAGGAAGTTGGGGTGGGGCGCTCTCTCGCCAAGGCAAGGGCGAAGACAGTCCGTTGTTACCCGCTGCAAAGTCGAGTGCATCCAGTCTAAAGAAGAACAATTTTGCGTTACTGACCATCAACGGCGATCAAGATCATCCCGAAGGTTTTTCACCTCTGAACAAGGTGCTTAGTTCATTAACCATTCCGCACAAGGTTGTGACGCTCAAAGACACCCAACACAATCTCGGTCACTATTACGATCGCTCAGCCGACACGATGATTGCGTTTCTTGCAGAGCGGCTTCGTGGCGAGAAGGCTCATCATGATTCCATGCGAACCGTTCGCGTGCTGACCATTGGAAACAGTTTCGCCGAGAACGCTTGTAAGTATTTGAAAAATATCGCGGCGGATGGAGGCGTCGAACTAGTAATCGGCACCGCGAATCTTGGCGGTTGTACGCTTGAAAAACACGCAAAATTGGCTAAGCAGTCTGCCACGGATCCGGATAACAAGCCGTACCCATTTTCGAAGGCGGGAGAACGTCGAAAGTTGAGTCTGCAAGACTATCTCGTTGCTGATCAATGGGATTATGTAACCGTTCAGCAAATGAGTGCACTGAGTTTCAAGCCAGAAACCTTTCATCCCCATATCGATCAACTGGTGGAGATCATTCGGGAACTTGCCCCCAACGCTAAAATTCTGATCCATCAAACCTGGGCCTACCGACCTGATTCGCCACTGCTAAAGCAATGGGGAATGAGTCAGGATGAAATGCACGCAGGAATTTTGCAAGCTTACGAAAGCGTCGCGAAACAGTTCGATGCAGCGATTATCCCAGTAGGATCGGCATTCCATGAAGTTCGCACGTCACCGGGGCGTCAAGTCGTTGTGCCCGACCCGAACTATGACTTCGACAATCCTGTTCACCCTCAACGTCCCGACCAAACTAACTCATTGGTGGCGGGCTGGTACTGGGACGTTGCTGACGACCGAGAACCAAAGTTGAAGCTCGATTTCAAGCACGCGAACGAAGCGGGATGCTATTTAGCTGGGTTGGTGTGGTACGAGTCGTTAACGGGGAACGACGCGCGTGAAATCACTTACGCGCCTCATGCCGTCAAAGAAGCCGACCGCGAGTTTCTACGAGAAGTCGCTCACTCTGTATCTCGCACTCGTTCACCAGAGCCAGATCAGGTGCGATGACTTGATCTGCGAAGTTAACCGCGGCACCTAGCGTCTTTCCTCATGCAAATCGCTAACGCAGGACAACGTACATGGCCTGCTTTGGCAAAACGACTTTCATTAGTCCTGGTGATGTCGAAACGTTGATTTTTTCGACCGCAACTCCGTTTGCGTCAAGCAGTGTTGCTGTCTGAAGGGATGAATTTGCAATTGTAATCTTGAGCTGCGTGTTCTCCATGTTCCATGGGCTGCTGCCGAGGTTGGTGATGCGTAGTTTGTCGTCGTCCAATGATTCTGTCTTCCAACCATAGGGCCGGGCCGTGGTTCCGATTTGTAGCAGTACCTTGCTGGATGTTGTCAGTGGTTGATCATCCATCGACACGACTAGTACCGACGCGTATTCGTTGTTGCTGGTCATGGTGATTGTGTCGAGTTCAATGAGGCCGGCCGACGCCAGATCACCGGTGGCTCCCTGGGCGTTGGGAGAATTCAACGTGCAAACGCCATTGCCATAGTGCCACTTCAGTTGCCCGGTGTTGCTTTGAACGGTCTTCGTGTCGGAACTGATCAGCGGACGCAGGTCTGCGACTTCGGTTTTGCCATCCTTAAAATCAACCTGAACAGGTCCCGTTAAGTAAGCCAACGGAGTGACTGTTCCGTTCATTGCAGCCGCAGCCTTTGTGGCTGGGGCTTGGGAATCCCGATTGGGGTCGAATCCTGATTCTTCAGGAAGCAACGGCGATTTTCGAGACCAAACGTCTTGGGGAGAACGTCGCTCAACTAACGCGGGCGTACCTTGCTGAATATCGCCGCGTCGAAACATCAAGGCTGCTGCTGGAAACATTCCAATCTGGGCCGGTGTCGATAATTGCCACTTTCCCATCGGTGGACCAAAGCCGATGTCATCAGTCGCAAACCAGTAGAAAATGTCGAAACCCGTCAAAGCACCATAGGCCGCGACCAGGAACGGACCTTCACTTTGGTATCGCAGCGGTGGCACCCACGCGCTTTCGGAGATGATCATTGGGTGGCCTGCAACTTGTCGCAGCGTCAAAGGAAACGCCCACGGTTGCTTCAATGCCGATTGGCCCGAAAACACGTCGCCCTGACTAACCAAGTATCCAGATCGTGATTTGTCATTTGGATTAACATGGCTGCCACCGTTGTAATAGCGATTGACGCCGATCACGTCATTGGCCGAATAAGCGAAGCGTTCTGCATCAAACAACTTCGCCGCATCGGCTGTTCGCCAATTGCCTGCGTTGACGAGTCCTGGGTAGCCAAGGTCGTCTTTCAAGAAGCGAGCGATCTCGGAATTGAATTCGTACATTAGCCGAACGTAGAATTCCAGTTGGTCGTTCAGACGGTTTGCCAGTGGGGCTTCTTGATCTTGAGTGAGGTGGTAGATCGTATGAGGCATCACGAGACCGCTACCAAAGTCGTCGCCTTTGTTGGTTGCTTGACCGCCCCAGGCCTGAGTCGCTTTGCTGAGCGAACCATATTTTTTTTGAAGCCACTTTCCGAAGTGACGTCCCAGCTCGATCCGTTGTTCGCCTTGAATTGCCTGTTCGGTCCAAAAAAGTAGGCTGTCTTCGTTTTGGATCTGAAAGATGGCGACTGTGGGATCTTCCGCCAACGGCATTCCAGTGTGCGGGTTGGTTCGGGTCAACAACTCTCGCAACCATCCCTTGTATGCATCCTGAAGCTTCTTGTCGAAGAAGATCAAACCGGTCAGGTTGTCTCCCCCAGCGTCTTTGAGTCCCCACGACGGATTGTTTTTCACACTGACGGCCCAGTACGGAGACAGCGTTACATAGATGCCTTGTTTCTTCATGGCTGCCACCAATCGCCAGGCGGCATCGATGTCCTTTTGGTTGACATCCGTCAGTTGGGAATCGCGATCCGGTGCAAGGTGTCCGTGGTGCCGAACCATATTCACACCGCGCTTTGCCAGCCAGCGAGCATGTTCGTCGAGTGTGTC from Rubripirellula amarantea encodes:
- a CDS encoding apiosidase-like domain-containing protein yields the protein MFQFSWTKDVCLGLVLTVASTVVASLLTEPGNVAVAQDVVSQAPQWQEIEIAFKAERETASPYTDVDAWVDFAHERGQTIRRPMFWDGGQTFRVRFASTQPTGTWTWTTSDRDGDPGLHGKSGKFEAVLASSDEPTVFTKHGFWKIPEGGRNLVHADGTARLMCADTAWALPWRATVDQVQTYAKDRRDKGYNAALLMTVQPDQRVTGPRSRTEDGGFDVGFEDLPEGKLEKLNPEYFQMFDRLVDVLTAHGIAPVYQPVFHGYGWKGGGTAGNTVSADDYSRYCRYLVARYGARPAIWLVGGDGPAVDPSIIEQLDAAGRMIQQWDAYGQPTGIHYSPHALNRTHQDKAWLDFQWCQTGHNGEHVPERVADMWRNLPIKAVANGEPTYENIGRTGNGSGWWQGHEAWCNLTAGGTMGVVYGAGSLWQWRLHADEPDHADWCTAPGAGWREALDFDGGKYPGIAAKIFNGLDFAGMQPDWVCTYGRRGLLVPGKLFVLYLPNGGDTAIISQEVPRTYRVYDPQTGEVVGRGKLEDKPSSQAKSFSPDQPRVLVFASE
- a CDS encoding carboxypeptidase-like regulatory domain-containing protein; this encodes MCKNTFSKIGNFHWAITAGLFLKLAIGMMFLSRFDCLAFADEIHFKNGKIVNGEVTQYQNGTITIVQDNGKTISGSIAVIRSINFETSTKTNDKPLPASKSSNDLDDSQGSVADKRLIARAIENVSARESKSDSDSAVVGLVVRAAGASGPVEVTYRCYQGGGYSGIRRFNTQAPWATIEQNASRNAGVRKIVLDAGPRYEKVSIDVVLVPGQPTNLGVIPMKAVKQDRKFMVHGKVVDLDNNAMSKCPVSMGRLSTTTDSNGNYTFKNVRIGEYELVASANKHGSVPHKLLIDNNSPEKVEQTIYVFRPKTISFRYVISDLNNDSFGAQSSQPGEFSINFERQYAFWRDTVSVSNDHMQSFISDTLLRLHVKDGEIYLSNGRGPIAFTSLETNTNFDAIDAAGEPPAMAHRHPRISKGSVIIIRGFRGDTDRQSGYNTSPYCVKLEVSDIQDTK
- a CDS encoding DUF4886 domain-containing protein, which codes for MRSLRVLLLLLTTVTLSWSAPTVSAQREKRAISWVNPQITDMEGLEHKVLDSKSLGHDVGYAVWTPASYSDRGSRRYPVVYFLHGAGGTEASDSGGFSSRIASSIRKGKFPEAICVFPNGGMSGYRGEVESMIIDELIPMIDREYATKAEASGRVLAGFSMGGAGSVRLSLLHPELFCAAGSWGGALSRQGKGEDSPLLPAAKSSASSLKKNNFALLTINGDQDHPEGFSPLNKVLSSLTIPHKVVTLKDTQHNLGHYYDRSADTMIAFLAERLRGEKAHHDSMRTVRVLTIGNSFAENACKYLKNIAADGGVELVIGTANLGGCTLEKHAKLAKQSATDPDNKPYPFSKAGERRKLSLQDYLVADQWDYVTVQQMSALSFKPETFHPHIDQLVEIIRELAPNAKILIHQTWAYRPDSPLLKQWGMSQDEMHAGILQAYESVAKQFDAAIIPVGSAFHEVRTSPGRQVVVPDPNYDFDNPVHPQRPDQTNSLVAGWYWDVADDREPKLKLDFKHANEAGCYLAGLVWYESLTGNDAREITYAPHAVKEADREFLREVAHSVSRTRSPEPDQVR
- a CDS encoding carbohydrate-binding protein translates to MRLSFVCSLACLALVIANFSQVNADDFIWVEGEDAVTHSMKQHGWYNSVKRGELSGGQWLSHFGTGELPVAKFDVQAKTSGEHELWLRANPIAAAMSVRINGGDWTKVSFAKNEQQLNIASDGKPDLRFVAWVKAQPVVLDAGINSVEFRFESDNNLHGGLDCFVLSAEPFLPQGNRKPGQKTGHADQGTWAFEPDRDRFTPDSLLDLSELNEKPAGKRGRIARSSDGADFVDGSGKPIRFWAVNTGVQYRDDMDTLDEHARWLAKRGVNMVRHHGHLAPDRDSQLTDVNQKDIDAAWRLVAAMKKQGIYVTLSPYWAVSVKNNPSWGLKDAGGDNLTGLIFFDKKLQDAYKGWLRELLTRTNPHTGMPLAEDPTVAIFQIQNEDSLLFWTEQAIQGEQRIELGRHFGKWLQKKYGSLSKATQAWGGQATNKGDDFGSGLVMPHTIYHLTQDQEAPLANRLNDQLEFYVRLMYEFNSEIARFLKDDLGYPGLVNAGNWRTADAAKLFDAERFAYSANDVIGVNRYYNGGSHVNPNDKSRSGYLVSQGDVFSGQSALKQPWAFPLTLRQVAGHPMIISESAWVPPLRYQSEGPFLVAAYGALTGFDIFYWFATDDIGFGPPMGKWQLSTPAQIGMFPAAALMFRRGDIQQGTPALVERRSPQDVWSRKSPLLPEESGFDPNRDSQAPATKAAAAMNGTVTPLAYLTGPVQVDFKDGKTEVADLRPLISSDTKTVQSNTGQLKWHYGNGVCTLNSPNAQGATGDLASAGLIELDTITMTSNNEYASVLVVSMDDQPLTTSSKVLLQIGTTARPYGWKTESLDDDKLRITNLGSSPWNMENTQLKITIANSSLQTATLLDANGVAVEKINVSTSPGLMKVVLPKQAMYVVLR